CGACCACCTTGACCACATGGGGGTTGTATAGATCGGCGCCGTTCGCCAGGGGGGCGATGAGGGTAGTCATTTGAATTGATGAGTCCTTCAGAAAGGGGGTGATGGCACGGTCGATGTCCTCCGGCTTTATGAGGGGTTCGTCTCCCTGAACGTTCACAACGACATCGGATTCCACATCCGCCGCCACTTCGGCCACCCTATCCGTTCCAGAACGATGGTATGGAGAGGTCAACACGGCCTCCCCCCCGAATTCCCTTACCTTGGACAATATACGCTCATCGTCGATGGCCACGATTACCTGTTGGACCGACGAGGCCTTAACCCGTTCGTAGACGTATTGGATAAGGGGTTTTCCCTTTACCTCTAGCAAGGGCTTGCCTGGCAGGCGAGTAGAACCATATCTTGCAGGTATAATGGCGGTTATCTTCACTTCTTACCCTTGCAAGAGTTGGGTGTTTATCAAGAAGAAATATCTCAATAATCCCCAACAGTCAATGAATTTAGAGGTCCTTTAAGGTGAAAAAATACAAGCAAAGGAGGTGAGGGCGACATACCCCCTTCTTCCCCCTGTAGGGATATAGGAGCACTCTAAGATGGGTCACTCCTCCACTTCAATCTTGGTAACGCCCCTTTTTCTCGTCTTTTCCTTCTGCTTTTTGAGAAATTCTATCCTTTCATCGATGAGCGATTTGAACCCCTCCAGAAATTCAATGCGGGCATTGTCCATATGCTCCCAAAACTGAGGTTTCTTTGCCTTACGACCTTTGATCCAACTGAGGAATGCATAAATAGGACACTCCTCCATGGGCTCCCTCTCCTTGGTCCTGACTGTCTTGCGCCTAACCATCTTTTTTCCCTCCAAAGCTTATAGTGAGATTTTCTCCTTTTATCTTTGCCCCTAAGGGGGTAAGGTGGGCGATATTTTTGGGCAAAAGGATATGCCTCTTTACCCCTCCTATCCTGAGGATCAGTTCCTCCCCGCTTTTGCTCAGGTCTAAATCCTCCTTGGTGGTAAAGGGGAGTTTGATGCTCAAATAGTAATTCCCGTCCTTTTTGCTGAACTTATAAGGGCTCTCCGCGAAAAACACCTCGGTGGGGTCTCTTTTCCCATAGAGCTGATGGGCCAACTCTTTTAGATCTTTCTCCCCAACTACTTCGTCCTTAAAGAGGGCCAGTTTAAATATGGGTACAGGATCAAAATACCTTTCTGACTCTTGGATATGACGGCCTTGTGTCCCCATCCAGCGGTGGAAATAGGCGTCGGAGATCTCGTCCGGGAAGACCCTATTGATGATGACGGCATCTATACAAAGTCCGTAGAGTGAGAAATACATAAAGGCCCGCTGGGTCTCCTTGATCACGATCTTTTCGGGGTTGGTCGCCAACCTGACGGAGGTAATCCGAGGGTTGGTGAGAAGTTTCTCTACCCCTTCCAGTCTTTGAAAAAGGATCTGTATGTTTTCAAAGTATTCATCTTCAGGAAGGGGGAGGTCATAGACCCTTTCCGCCACAGGCCGGACATATCTGGTCAGCTTTCTCTCGACCTTGAAGAGTTTTTTCATATACCATTCTAAGGCCGTGGGAATGCTGATAAAGCGAATGGACTCTCCAGTGGGGGCACAATCTAGTAAGATAGTATCAAACTCATTTTGACTGGCGTATCGATTAATGTACAGAAGGCTGCTTACCTCTTCCATCCCTGGGATGATAGCCAATTCCTCAGCCAAGATCTCTTCAATACCTGAGGCACTGATCAGGGTGGCGGTGTATTGGTATACATCCTTCCAGTTTTTTTGGATTTCCTCTTGGGTGTCAATCTCTTGAATCCATAGATTTTCAGCTACTTGCGCAGGCCTCCCCTTGTTTATATCCATTAGCCTTTTGTCAAGGTCGAAGGAATCGGAGAGGCTGTGAGCTGCGTCCAGGGACATGACCAAGGTTCGGTGTCCCAATTGGGCCGCTCGCAGGCCAGTTGCCGCCGCAATACTGGTTTTACCTACGCCGCCCTTCCCCGCAAAGAGGATGATTCGCATTATTACTCCCCCTTTTAAACCCTCATGAGGGTTTACCCTCAGTCCATGAAAATATCCCTTCCCTCAAATAAGGGTTCAAGGATTCGAGGATTCAAGGGTTCAAGAGGGACCTTCAGATCGTCTACTTCAGGAGGCATTCCATAAAAAGGATCCAAAATTTGTTTTTTCACTGGAACCCTGGGCCCCTAGATCCCTGGAACCCTGAGGGTCTTCAGTAAAAAAAGGGACCCTCTTTTGGCCCCCTTTTTTATTTTTTATACCAAAGGGTTCATGCCAGGGCTATCCTTACTACCTCGTCTATGCGCTGGACGAACCTAAATCTCAACCCCTCTTTGATATGATCTGCCAGTTCCTCTAGGTCCTTTTCGTTCTTTTTGGGCAGGATGATGGTTTTGATCCCCGCCCTCTTTCCCGCCAAGATCTTCTCCTTGATCCCACCGACGGGGAGGATCATCCCCCTCAGGGTGATCTCCCCGGTCATGGCCACATCGCTGCGCACGGATTTGTTGGTCAGCAGTGAGGTAAGGGCTATGAACATGGCAATCCCTGCTGAGGGTCCGTCTTTGGGGATGCCTCCAGCGGGGACATGGATGTGGATATCGTGCTTCTGGTAAAAGTTCTCCTCGATCCCCAGCTCTTTGGCCTTGGATCTGACGTAACTGAGGGCGGCCTGGGCCGATTCTTTCATCACCTCACCCAGTTGCCCTGTCAGGGTAAGCCCCTTTTCCCCCTGCATCTTGGTGGCCTCCACAAAGATGATGTCACCTCCGGTGGGGGTCCAGGCAAGACCTGTGGCTACCCCTGGGTCAGAGGTCCTCTCTGCCACCTCGGGGAAGAACTTAACAGGGCCTAAAAACCCGTGCAACATGTCAGGTCCCACAGTGACCTTTCCCTGTTTTCCTTCTGCCACCTCCTTGGCCACCGCGCGGCAGATCGCCGCGATCTCCCTCTCCAGGTTTCTCACCCCAGCCTCTCTGGTATAGGAATTTATGATCATCAGGAGGGCCTCATCTTCGAACTCCAACAATTCGGAGGAAAGCCCATGTTCGTTGAGTTGTTTGGCGATGAGGTGTTTTTTGGCGATCATCAGTTTTTCATCGTCCGAGTATCCAGGGAGTTCCAAGACCTCCATGCGATCTTTTAAGGACGGAGGGATGGTCTCGAGCACATTGGCCGTGGTAATGAACATCACCTTCGATAGATCAAAGGGGACATCAATGTAGTGATCGGAGAACGAAAAGTTCTGCTCAGGGTCCAACACCTCCAGCAGGGCAGAGGATGGATCCCCCCTAAAATCGATGCCGATCTTATCCACCTCATCAAGCATGAAGATGGGGTTATTGCTACTGGTCTTTTTGATACCTTGTATTATCCTGCCTGGCAGGGCACCGACATAGGTCCTTCTATGCCCCCTTATCTCTGCCTCGTCTCTAACCCCACCCAGGGAGATCCTAGTGAACTTTCGGCCCATGGCCCTGGCGATGGACCTCCCCAATGAGGTCTTCCCCACCCCAGGTGGTCCTACAAAGCAGAGGATAGGACCCTTCATGTCATTTTTCAACTTGCGTACAGCCAGATACTCTAATATCCTCTTTTTCACCTTTTCCAGGTCATAGTGATCTTCATTCAATATCGTCTGGGCATGGGGGATGTCGATCTTGTCATCGGTGCCCTTTGACCAGGGGAGCTCTACCAGCCAATCGAGGTAGGTCCTGGCCACGGTGTATTCTGCCGAGGCAGGAGGCATCTTAGAGAGCCTGTCCAGCTCCTTTTCCGCTGCCTTCCTTGCCTCTTCGGGCATCCTTGCCTCTTCGATCTTTTCTTTTAACTCCTTTAGTTCAGCACTATGTTCATCGGCCTCACCCAGCTCTCTTTTGATGGCCTTGAGCTGCTCCCTCAGATAGTACTCCCGCTGCGTCTTGTCGATATCCTCTTTGACCTGGGATTGAATCTTGTCTCCCAGCTCCAGTATCTGGAGCTCTTTGGTAAGCATGAAGTGGATCTTGCTGAGGCGGTCCTTTATTTTGAAGGTCTCCAGAACCTCTTGTTTTTCTGCCGGGTTCACATTGAGGTTGGAGGCGATAATATCGGCCAAGATGCCGGGGTCCTTTATGTTCAGGACCATATTCTTCAGCTCCGCACTAAGGTAGGGTGCCAGTTCCACTGCCTTTTGGAAGAGGTTTTTCAGGTTCATGATCAAGGCATTGGTCTCTACATCTTTGGCCTCCTCCTCGGGGATCACTTCTACCTCGGCCACAAAATAGGGATCATTTTTGATATAGCGCAGGGTCTTGATCCGCTCGAGACCCTGGACAATGACACGTTGGGTACCGTCAACCTCCTTCACCATGCGGACCAAGTGCGCTGCAACCCCTATGGTATAAAGCTCATTGGGGTGGGGGTCCTCGACTTCCGAGCTATGTTGGGTAACCACTCCTATGATCCTTTCCCCCTCCATAGCCTCATCGATCAATTTCACTGATTTCTTCCTTCCCACCATGATGGGGAGGATGAGTTCGGGGAAAAGGACAGTCCCCCTTAGGGGTAATATGGGCAAGCGGCTGGGGATGGAGACCTTCTCCTTCCCTTTTCCATCTTTTGATCTGGGTACAAATATCATCCCTTTCTCCTCTTTTTGGCCTCGAGAATTTTGTGCAATTCCAAATAAAAAATAATCACCACTCCTTTGGCTGTCAACTGTTAATCATTTAAGGTTGTAAGATGAAGAGATATTATTCTCTTTTTATGGAACTTTTCCCCTCGGAAGCTCTCCTCCCTCCATTTATAGAGGGGTATTTAGTGCTTGCCCTTTTCTCATGCCTCATCCCCATTCAGAGGTTGAGGCCAGGTATTCTTTAATCTTCCCCAAGACAATCTTGGGAATATCTTCTTTGTCCTTAATGTTAAAGAGGGAGATATTCTTTTTCGTCTCTGTCCCCTCCTTAGAGCGGGTGGGATGTACGTTGTGGCCCAAATGAACGGCTGTTACCCTATTTTCGATCTGATTGAAAAACCCGATGAGTTTTTCGAGATTGGTGATCTGCATATCCGTGATAATGAAGATATCGGGGTTGTCCGCACAGGACAACAGATATTGTATGTCGCCCAGATCCAAGGCTGTACCCCCGCCGAAGTATCTGCATATAGCCTGGTAAATCTGTTCTTTTTCTTGGTTGAAGTCCAGGACGATTTTATTCCCCCTCAAGGCATCACTGAAGTTATAGACAGCAGCTCTGGACTCATTCTTCAGGTAGGCGTTGCAAGCACAGGCTGCCCCCAGGACCGCGTACGATAACCTCTCTCGGGGATTGATCATGCTTCCGGAAGAATCGATGATGATGAGACAGTCAGGGGTCCCTTCTAATTCCCCATAGGTCTCCCCCTCTCTTTTCATCCAAATTTGGGTTATGCCAGGCATGATCTTGCCGAAACTGGTCCAGACGTCTATATCAGCAAAGGGTTTTCCCATCTCCCAGGGCATATGAGAATGGGGATGGAGGTCACCCCTCTTTTCTATGGGGAGTTTTCTTATGGGAAGGGTATAGCTCTCGGCCAGTTTCATATAATAGAGGAGATTGGCATCGATGGGATTCCCCTTGCCCCTTCCCATTCCTCCGGTGGCATATCCCTTCTCCTCCAATTCCTCCCTTAAATCTTCCACCGTTTCCTTGAACTCCTGTAAATCCTGCACAGCAGAGGCGAAATCCCTCAATCCACGATCGATCTCATCCAAGGAGTAGTTGTCCAAAGAATGTTCCCCTAAGGGGTTGGGTCTTCTCTGGGGGTTCTCTTGCTCATTTTCTAATTCCTCTTCGAGGATATCCTGAATGACCTTGGTGAATTTTTTTATGCTTTCCTCCCATCTTTTTCGTTCCAGATAGGGAATACGGGAGAGGCGATTGACACGCTCATCGAAGCCTCCACCCCCCAGATCCACCCCCCAGATCTTTTCATAAAGGGAGGCCAGCACCTCATGGA
The sequence above is drawn from the Deltaproteobacteria bacterium genome and encodes:
- a CDS encoding NTP transferase domain-containing protein — translated: MKITAIIPARYGSTRLPGKPLLEVKGKPLIQYVYERVKASSVQQVIVAIDDERILSKVREFGGEAVLTSPYHRSGTDRVAEVAADVESDVVVNVQGDEPLIKPEDIDRAITPFLKDSSIQMTTLIAPLANGADLYNPHVVKVV
- a CDS encoding ArsA family ATPase; the encoded protein is MRIILFAGKGGVGKTSIAAATGLRAAQLGHRTLVMSLDAAHSLSDSFDLDKRLMDINKGRPAQVAENLWIQEIDTQEEIQKNWKDVYQYTATLISASGIEEILAEELAIIPGMEEVSSLLYINRYASQNEFDTILLDCAPTGESIRFISIPTALEWYMKKLFKVERKLTRYVRPVAERVYDLPLPEDEYFENIQILFQRLEGVEKLLTNPRITSVRLATNPEKIVIKETQRAFMYFSLYGLCIDAVIINRVFPDEISDAYFHRWMGTQGRHIQESERYFDPVPIFKLALFKDEVVGEKDLKELAHQLYGKRDPTEVFFAESPYKFSKKDGNYYLSIKLPFTTKEDLDLSKSGEELILRIGGVKRHILLPKNIAHLTPLGAKIKGENLTISFGGKKDG
- the lon gene encoding endopeptidase La, whose translation is MIFVPRSKDGKGKEKVSIPSRLPILPLRGTVLFPELILPIMVGRKKSVKLIDEAMEGERIIGVVTQHSSEVEDPHPNELYTIGVAAHLVRMVKEVDGTQRVIVQGLERIKTLRYIKNDPYFVAEVEVIPEEEAKDVETNALIMNLKNLFQKAVELAPYLSAELKNMVLNIKDPGILADIIASNLNVNPAEKQEVLETFKIKDRLSKIHFMLTKELQILELGDKIQSQVKEDIDKTQREYYLREQLKAIKRELGEADEHSAELKELKEKIEEARMPEEARKAAEKELDRLSKMPPASAEYTVARTYLDWLVELPWSKGTDDKIDIPHAQTILNEDHYDLEKVKKRILEYLAVRKLKNDMKGPILCFVGPPGVGKTSLGRSIARAMGRKFTRISLGGVRDEAEIRGHRRTYVGALPGRIIQGIKKTSSNNPIFMLDEVDKIGIDFRGDPSSALLEVLDPEQNFSFSDHYIDVPFDLSKVMFITTANVLETIPPSLKDRMEVLELPGYSDDEKLMIAKKHLIAKQLNEHGLSSELLEFEDEALLMIINSYTREAGVRNLEREIAAICRAVAKEVAEGKQGKVTVGPDMLHGFLGPVKFFPEVAERTSDPGVATGLAWTPTGGDIIFVEATKMQGEKGLTLTGQLGEVMKESAQAALSYVRSKAKELGIEENFYQKHDIHIHVPAGGIPKDGPSAGIAMFIALTSLLTNKSVRSDVAMTGEITLRGMILPVGGIKEKILAGKRAGIKTIILPKKNEKDLEELADHIKEGLRFRFVQRIDEVVRIALA
- a CDS encoding VWA domain-containing protein, coding for MEIEKIIRKVWPKVRKKHLFPQIPPPKVIEGGEEVALEIKSKQLFISNSFYEKLKDTMEGEEIVEAVLDHGITHYMYCPWDFHTHLTLYNEAKKVVRKKEVAQKATTYFMDVVTDTYCVKEKDTKIPNLYKNLPKTGVHEVLASLYEKIWGVDLGGGGFDERVNRLSRIPYLERKRWEESIKKFTKVIQDILEEELENEQENPQRRPNPLGEHSLDNYSLDEIDRGLRDFASAVQDLQEFKETVEDLREELEEKGYATGGMGRGKGNPIDANLLYYMKLAESYTLPIRKLPIEKRGDLHPHSHMPWEMGKPFADIDVWTSFGKIMPGITQIWMKREGETYGELEGTPDCLIIIDSSGSMINPRERLSYAVLGAACACNAYLKNESRAAVYNFSDALRGNKIVLDFNQEKEQIYQAICRYFGGGTALDLGDIQYLLSCADNPDIFIITDMQITNLEKLIGFFNQIENRVTAVHLGHNVHPTRSKEGTETKKNISLFNIKDKEDIPKIVLGKIKEYLASTSEWG